In Streptomyces sp. Li-HN-5-11, the sequence GCGCGGGTAGTCGATGATGCGCTTCTTGGCGGGAGGCGCCGAGCGCCCCCTGCCGCGTCCGGGCCCGTTCGGGCCGCCGGGGCCGCCCGGCCGGCCGGGATCGGCCGCTCTGCGCCGTCCACCGCCTCTCTGTGCCGCCCGCCGCGCCTCGGCACGGCCGGCGTAGGGGGGATCCTCACCCCCGGCGCCATGGAAGCCCGACTCATAGGAACTCGACCCATAGGAGTCGGCAGGAGATCCGGTGGCGCCTCGCGGTGCCGCGCGGCGGCCGGAGGACGAACCGGACTGGCCGCGTCGGGCCGCGGCACGTCCGCCTCCCTGCGGCTGCGGCGGTTTGCGACGGTGCTCGCTCATCGAACGACTACTCCTCGGGCAGGCGCACCCTTGCGCGCCTGGAAACGGCGGCTGGTTTCCGGTCCCCCCGAAGTACGGATGTGGTCGGTTCCGCATTCACCCGTACTGCACCAAGGACCGGGACGTCCCCGTGCGTCACTCGGTTCCCGGTGGTCTGCATGGCGCACAGACTACGCACCGTCAAAACCTGCCGAGTCCCGAAGTTCACCCCAAATCAGGCAACTTGCCTGTGACGAATCGGTGATGTGATCCCGTTCACCATGCCCCCTCTTGTCGCATCCGCAGGACCGTTCTATCGTCGTGATGTATCGAGTCGATACATCAGAACGAGATAAAGACGGTCACGCACCCGTCACGGCACTGGCCGGGCGGGCGCACAGCAGAGAGGAGGCGACGATGGGCCGGCGTTCCGGAATCCTCGAGTTCGCCGTACTCGGCCTGCTCCGCGAATCTCCGATGCACGGCTATGAGCTGCGCAAACGACTCAATACATCGCTGGGTGTGTTCCGCGCTTTCAGCTACGGGACGCTCTACCCGTGCCTCAAGACGCTGGTCGCCAACGGCTGGTTGATCGAGGAACCGGGCAACAACCCCGAGGACGCCCTCGCCGCACCGCTCGCGGGGCGGCGCGCCAAGATCGTCTACCGGTTGACGGCGGAGGGCAAAGAGCACTTCGAGGAGCTGCTCTCGCAGACGGGCCCCGACACGTACGACGACGAGCACTTCGCGGCGCGTTTCGCCTTCTTCGGGCAGACGTCGCGCGATGTGCGCATGCGCGTGCTCGAGGGCCGCCGCAGCCGGCTGGAGGAACGCCTGGAGAAGATGCGCGCCTCTCTGGCACGCACCCGGGAGCGCCTCGACGACTACACCCTTGAGCTCCAGCGCCACGGGATGGAGTCCGTGGAGCGCGAAGTGCGCTGGCTGAACGAGCTCATCGAGAGCGAGCGGGCAGGGCGGGACCTCAAAGGGTCCGCCGCCGAGGGATCCGCTCAGCAGGACACCACATCTGGAGCGCCGGGCGGCCTGCCCCGGTCCGGGGAGTCGCCCCGGCCGGATACGCCCGACGACACCGCCACGTGAGGTCCCGTCGGGGCTTCACCGAGTACACACAGGGAGCAACCGGAATGGGTTCGGTTCGCGTAGCCATCGTCGGCGTGGGCAACTGCGCCGCATCGCTGGTGCAGGGCGTCGAGTACTACAAGGACGCCGACCCGGCGTCCAAGGTCCCGGGCCTCATGCACGTGCAGTTCGGCGACTACCACGTGCGGGACATCGAGTTCGTCGCCGCCTTCGACGTCGACGCGAAGAAGGTCGGGCTCGACCTCGCGGACGCCATCGGCGCCTCCGAGAACAACACCATCAAGATCTGCGACGTGCCCACCTCCGGTGTCACGGTCCAGCGCGGTCACACCCTCGACGGTCTCGGCAAGTACTACCGGGCCACCATCGAGGAGTCCGCCGAGGAGCCGGTCGACGTCGTCCAGATCCTCAGGGACAGGCAGGTCGACGTGCTCGTCTGCTACCTGCCGGTCGGCTCCGAGGACGCGGCGAAGTACTACGCGCAGTGCGCGCTCGACGCCAAGGTCGCCTTCGTCAACGCCCTTCCGGTCTTCATCGCCGGCACCAAGGAGTGGGCGGACAAGTTCACCGAGGCGGGCGTCCCGATCGTCGGTGACGACATCAAGTCCCAGGTCGGCGCCACCATCACGCACCGCGTCATGGCGAAGCTGTTCGAGGACCGGGGCGTCGTCCTGGACCGCACGATGCAGCTGAACGTCGGCGGCAACATGGACTTCAAGAACATGCTCGAGCGCGAGCGCCTGGAGTCCAAGAAGATCTCCAAGACGCAGGCCGTCACCTCCCAGATCCGCGACCGCGAGCTCGGCGAGGGCAACGTCCACATCGGCCCGTCCGACTGGGTGGCCTGGCTCGACGACCGCAAGTGGGCCTACGTCCGCCTCGAGGGCCGAGCCTTCGGCGACGTCCCGCTGAACCTGGAGTACAAGCTCGAGGTCTGGGACTCCCCGAACTCCGCCGGTGTCATCATCGACGCCCTGCGGGCCGCGAAGATCGCCAAGGACCGCGGCATCGCCGGTCCGATCCTGTCGGCGTCCTCGTACTTCATGAAGTCCCCGCCGGTCCAGTACTTCGACGACGAGGCCCGGGAGAACGTCGAGAAGTTCATCCGCGGCGAGGTCGAGCGCTGAGGCAGCGCTGAAGAAACGTGGCGCCACGCGCCAGATACGCTCCTGCCAGGGCTGCTGAGGGTCCCCGGGTTCGACGACCCGGGGACCCTCCCGTATGTGAGGCTGTGGCCCATGGCCGTCGTCCGTGACCTGCGTGTCCTGCTGCGCTTCCAGAGCTTCCGGCGCCTGCTCGCCGTACGCCTGCTCTCCCAGAGCGCCGACGGCGTCTACCAGGTCGCGCTCGCCACCTACGTCGTCTTCTCCCCGGAGCGGCAGACCTCCGCCGCCGCGATCGCCTCCGCGATGGCGGTCCTGCTCCTGCCGTACTCCCTGGTCGGCCCCTTCGCCGGTGTGCTGCTGGACCGCTGGCGGCGCCGCCAGGTCTTCCTCTACGGCAACCTGGCGCGCGCGGTGATGGCGGCCGCCACGGCCGCGCTCATGGCCGCCGCCGTGCCCGACTGGCTGTTCTACGTCTCCGCGCTGTGCGTCACCGCCGTCAACCGTTTCGTCCTCTCCGGCCTGTCCGCCGCCCTGCCGCGCGTGGTCGACACCGAGCGGCTGGTGATGGCGAACTCCCTGTCGCCGACCGCCGGATCCCTGGCCGCCTTCGCGGGCGGCGGACTGGCCTTCGCCGTGCGCCTGGTGGCCGCGGACTCCGACGTGGCCGTGGTACTGCTGGGAGCGGCCCTCTACCTCTGCGCGGCGCTCGTGTCGCTGCTCATGGCCCCGGAACTGCTCGGTCCCGATCTCGGACCGGCACGGCCACGGCTGGCCACGACACTGACCGGCACCGCGCGCGACCTCGTGGCCGGGGTGCGGCACCTCGCCGCGCCACCGCGGAGGGAGGCCGCCTGGGCGCTGGCCTCGATGACGCTGATGCGGTTCTGCTACGGCGCGCTCACCGTCATGGTGCTGATGCTGTGCCGCTACGGCCTGACGTCCACCAGGGAGGAGGGGCTGCGCCTGCTCGGTCTGGCGCTGGGCCTGTCCGGGGCCGGTTTCTTCGCCGCGGCGGTCGTGACTCCCTGGGCAGCGGGGCGACGTGGCCCCGCTCGCTGGATCGTCGTGTGCGCGGCTGCGGCAGCGGTTCTGGAACCCGCGCTCGGCCTGCCGTTCGCCGCCGGTCCCCTGCTGGTGGCGGCGTTCGTCCTGGGGCTGACCACCCAGGGCGCGAAGATCGCCACCGACACGGTCGTGCAGTCCGCGGTCGACGACGGCTTCCGCGGCCGGATCTTTTCCGTTTACGACGTGCTTTTCAACATCGCTTTCGTCGGTGCCGCGGGCGTCGCCGCGCTGATGCTGCCGCCGGACGGCCGCTCGGCCGCGCTGGTGGTCACGATCGCCGTGATCTACGGGGCGGTTGCGATGGCTATGGCCCACTTTGAGCGCCGGTAACTGTCACATCAATGACACAGAGCCCCTCTGGGTTACAGCGTTGTCAGCGGCGGCCTGTAGCTTACGTGCGTCTTATTTCGACGCCATGTTCGCGTCACCGCGCCTATGTTCTAGGGGGACCCAAGTGACCACTCCGCCGCCGCCCCAGGGCCAGAACCCTTACGCCCAGGCACCCACCGCTCCCATGGGGCAGCAGCCCGGTCAGCCGGGAGTCCCGCAGCAGCCCTACCCGCAGCAGCAGCCCTACCCGCCGCAGCAGCAGCCGTACGCCCCGTTCCCGCAGCAGCAGGGCGCGCCCGT encodes:
- a CDS encoding PadR family transcriptional regulator gives rise to the protein MGRRSGILEFAVLGLLRESPMHGYELRKRLNTSLGVFRAFSYGTLYPCLKTLVANGWLIEEPGNNPEDALAAPLAGRRAKIVYRLTAEGKEHFEELLSQTGPDTYDDEHFAARFAFFGQTSRDVRMRVLEGRRSRLEERLEKMRASLARTRERLDDYTLELQRHGMESVEREVRWLNELIESERAGRDLKGSAAEGSAQQDTTSGAPGGLPRSGESPRPDTPDDTAT
- a CDS encoding inositol-3-phosphate synthase, giving the protein MGSVRVAIVGVGNCAASLVQGVEYYKDADPASKVPGLMHVQFGDYHVRDIEFVAAFDVDAKKVGLDLADAIGASENNTIKICDVPTSGVTVQRGHTLDGLGKYYRATIEESAEEPVDVVQILRDRQVDVLVCYLPVGSEDAAKYYAQCALDAKVAFVNALPVFIAGTKEWADKFTEAGVPIVGDDIKSQVGATITHRVMAKLFEDRGVVLDRTMQLNVGGNMDFKNMLERERLESKKISKTQAVTSQIRDRELGEGNVHIGPSDWVAWLDDRKWAYVRLEGRAFGDVPLNLEYKLEVWDSPNSAGVIIDALRAAKIAKDRGIAGPILSASSYFMKSPPVQYFDDEARENVEKFIRGEVER
- a CDS encoding MFS transporter yields the protein MAVVRDLRVLLRFQSFRRLLAVRLLSQSADGVYQVALATYVVFSPERQTSAAAIASAMAVLLLPYSLVGPFAGVLLDRWRRRQVFLYGNLARAVMAAATAALMAAAVPDWLFYVSALCVTAVNRFVLSGLSAALPRVVDTERLVMANSLSPTAGSLAAFAGGGLAFAVRLVAADSDVAVVLLGAALYLCAALVSLLMAPELLGPDLGPARPRLATTLTGTARDLVAGVRHLAAPPRREAAWALASMTLMRFCYGALTVMVLMLCRYGLTSTREEGLRLLGLALGLSGAGFFAAAVVTPWAAGRRGPARWIVVCAAAAAVLEPALGLPFAAGPLLVAAFVLGLTTQGAKIATDTVVQSAVDDGFRGRIFSVYDVLFNIAFVGAAGVAALMLPPDGRSAALVVTIAVIYGAVAMAMAHFERR